The following is a genomic window from Nitrospirota bacterium.
GTTCCTGGTTGCGGAGAGAGTGTCTCCTTCTTGTTCCTTCCAGGAACGAGGAACTTGCCACCAGGAACTTCTTGAATCATCGCTCCGCCAAATCCCTCGGAAAGACGCTCGTTCGGAGCGTGACGTTGCGCAGGGGGTCCGTGGTGCTCGTCCCGCGGCGAAGCTGGAGCTCGATCTGGACCCGCCAGATGAAACACATGTCGGCGGCGGCCAGCGCCCCGTCTGGAATCTGGGTCCCATTGTAGCGATAGTATTCGAATAGGTCCGAGTTGACCACGTTCCGGGCAAGGGCTTCCCACGAGGTGCAGGCGTCGCAGGCGACGGCGCCGACCGCCGCGGCGGTGCCCCGCTCGAGGGTCGTGCCGTTCTTGCGGTAACACACGCGGGGAGTGTCGGGGAGGTTTGAGCGGAACTCGAACTGGTCGTCCTTTGCGCAGAGAACGTCGGTCTCGGGCGCGCTGGTGGCACAGCCCGCGGGAACGGGGAGGGTGTTGTCGGAGTCCGAAAGCATCCGGATATCCCGCGTCATCTTCTCCAATGCCTCCATCCCCTCCTTCACCATGTCGCGCCGCTCGGCCTGCGCGAGCCCGCCGCGGATGCCTTGGGAAACGATCAGTCCGAGCACGCCGGAGAGGGCGATCGCGAGGACGATGACGAGCACGAGTTCCAGCAAGGTGAAACCGGAAAAGGTTCCTGGTTCCGGGTTCCTGGTTCCGGGTTGAGGAGAGAGTGTCTCCTTCTTGTTCCTTCCAGGAACGAGGAACTTGCCACCAGGAACTTTCTTCACCGGTTGACCACCATCGTCGTCAGATCGATGTAGGCCTGGTCCTTGGTCGTCCCGCCCCACGAGATCCGGACCGAGATGTACTTGAGATCGGCGTTGCCGGTGCCGGGGAAAGTGGACGACGAGTAGGTGGTGCCGTCGGAGGCGGGATAGCAGGTGCCGAAACATTGCCCGCTGCATGTCCCGTATCCTTTTCCGGACGTGTAGCAGACGGTGACGCGCTCGCGGAAATCGGAATAGTAGGAAATCGTCGTGCACGTGTTGTCGGCGATCAGGCCGACCCGATCCGTCCCCCCTCCCCCAAGGGGTGGGCAGCCGTCGATTTCGCTGTCCATGCCGTCGTAGTCATCGATATCGGTAAAGGGGAGGGACAGGGCGCCGCCGCCGTCGCGCGACTTGTTTGTTTCAGGACCGAGTCCCATCGCATCCGTCACCGGACTCGTGCACGTGCAGTAGGTCCCGACGGCCGGGCAGGTGTCCGGCGGCGGACAGTCCACTTGCGCCGACGTTGCCGAGATGTAGTTGTCCCACTTGTGCGAGAGGATTTCCTCCATGAGGTCTTGGCCCAGGGCGTAGGCTCGATTGTAGCTCTCCACCTGAACGCTGAGTTTCTTGCTCTGCCATATCGGGCGGAGGGCGACCACGAGGCCGACGGTGAGGAGGACGATCACCACGACCAATTCGATTAGAGTGACCCCTGAAAAGGTTCCTGGTTCCTGGTTCCTGGTTTCGGGTCCCTGGGCTTTTGACGACATCTCGATGACATTGTAGCATGGTGTGTGCCATAGAAAACTTACTGGAGGGATCGGGGAGCATGAAAGACATCGAAGAATCGGAAGTTTTCAAGCGGGCTCACACGCTCGTCCTTGAAGTGTACCGACTGACCGAGCGGTTCCCAAACCGGGAAATGTTCGGCATCTCCTCTCAACTGCGGAGGGCCGCCCTCTCCGTGACTTCCAATCTGGTTGAGGGATCACAACGGATGAACCAAGCGGAGTACCGCCACTTTGTGAGCCTCAGCAAGGGATCGGCCGCGGAGGCCCGATACCAAACGCGTGTGGCCTACGAACTTGGGTATCTTTTGGAAAAGGATTTCAGAGAACTGTCCGCTTCCTACGAAAGAGTCATCCGCATGCTCAGGGGTCTCTACGCGTCGCTCGATGGAAAGCGGCCTTCCAGGAACCAGGAACCAGGGCCTCTCTTGCCCACTAGGAACCAGGAACTAGGAACTAGGAACTCCGGAGCGTTTACGCTCTTGGAAGTCATCGTCGCCCTCGTCCTCATGGCGGTGCTGGCGGGTATTGCCATCAGCCGGATGTCGGGGTCGAGCCGGGTGAAACTGGAGCAGGCGGCGCGAATGATGTCGCACGACCTGAACTTCGCGCGCGACTGGGCCATGACGCACGCGACATCCGTGCGGGTGATCTTCGACCGGTCGACGGAAATCTACGGCGCGTCGTACTGGAGCGTGGATGCCGGCGCGGGAGCCGGCGCCTGGGAATGGATCTCGTCCTACAGCCTCGGGAGCGCCTTGACGGTGGATATGGACGAACAGTTCGAAGGGGTGGACATCGCGGACTTCTTCATCGACGGCGCTTCGGTTCCGACGGCCAATCCTCCGGACGGCGTGGGCTACACCAGCTTTGCGCTCAGCAGCCTCGGAACGCCGCGGCATGCGTACAACGGGACGCCCCTGACGTCCATGAATCGAGTTACGCTTTCCTTTGGAAGCTACACCGAGTACGTGTCGATCCAGCCGTACTCCGGCTACATCTACGTCTGCTCGCAATAGAATCGTCGAACGTCGCGCGGCGAACGTCGAACGCCAAGAACCATGAAGATCAAAGTCAAGAGCGATGATTTCGTTGTCGAAGAAGTCCTGTCTGCGCATCCCTTGTCCGATCGGGGCGACCACGTTTGGTACAAGTTGAGAAAGAAGGGCCTGACCACGCCGGAAGCGGTGGGAATCCTGGCGCGGCGATGGAGTGTCCCGCCTTCGAAGTTCCACTACGCGGGACTCAAGGACAAGTATGCGATCACGACTCAGACCCTCTCGGTTGAAGGTCCTTCGGGCGATGGTCGGCGCGAGAAAGGTGACGACCTATCCGCCGAACCGCTGGGCCGGTCGGACCGTCCGGTCGGACCCGACCTGCTCGAATCGAATCGGTTCACGGTGGTGGTGCGGGATATCCCGCCTCTGGAGACTGAAAAGATCGCCGCGGCCTTCATGGAGGTCCTCAATTTCGGGTTTGTAAACTATTTCGGCGAGCAGCGGTTCGGATCGGCGCGCCACGGTCACGGCTTCCTCGCCCGTGAACTGCTGAAAGGGGAACCTGAAAAAGCCCTGAAACTGTACCTGGCGACGTGGGATCGAAAAGACCGCTCGCGTCTCAAAGCGTTCAAGAAGCATGTGAATGAGAACTGGGGGGACTGGTCGGCCTGCCTCAAATCCTCCCAGCGATCGACCGAACGAAGCATCATCCATTACTTGAAGGATCACCCACAAGACTTCATGGGCGCGGTAAATCGCATTCCACGATCACTCCTTTCGATCTTCCTTTCCGCCTATCAAAGCTATCTGTGGAATGAGACCGTGCGGCGCCATCTTTCGGAAGCCTTCGGGGGCGAGGTCCGCCTGTTCCCCTTCCGAAACGAGCATGTCCACTGGGCCTTCTATCGGATCATGCCGGACGCGGTTTTCGCGCGGCTGGAGGACCTCAACATTCCGCTGATCGACAAGCGGGTGGTGTACCCCGACGAGTTCATGGAGAAGACTATTTCCGCGCTTCTGGCGGAAGAGGGAGTGGAGCGGAGTCAGTTTGGGCTGAAAGGTATTCGGAACGCTTTTTTCAAGTCATCTCCCCGGAAGATTGTGGTTGTCCCGGAAGATTTTGAGATCGACCCCACGGCGACGGACGAAGTCCATGCCGGGAAAAAGAAAGTCGTCCTACGCTTCTCGCTCCCTCCGGGCAGCTACGCGACAGTGCTTCTTAGACGGCTGGGGGCGTGAGGCGTGAAGGGTGATGAGTGATGTGAAAGACACGGTCGATGGATTTCCGCGGGGTTTCTCCTCACCTTTCACCCTTCACGTTTCACGACTCAGAGCAGCGCCTCAAACGTCTGCCTGGGTCGGATGATCTCCACCCGGTCCTCCTCCACCATCACCTCGGCGGGCCTCAGCCGGCCGTTGTAGTTGGACGACATGGCATACCCGTAGGCGCCTGCCGAAAGGACCGCCAGGAGGTCGTTCGCCTCCACTCGGGGCAACCGCCGGTCGCGCGCGATGAAATCGCCCGATTCGCAGACCGGACCCACCACGTCAACCTTTTCCGTTCCCCTGGCCTGCTTGCGTACGGGGAGGATCTCATGGTGGGCATCGTACAGCGTGGGGCGGATCAGATCGGTCATCGCGGCGTCCACAATCACGAACCGCTTGCCTTCGTTTTCCTTGCGGTAGAGAGCCCGCGTGAGGAGAACACCCGAGTTGCCCACAAGGCTCCTGCCCGGCTCGACAATCAACTTAAGGTCTTTACTTATAAGTCCCTGAAGTAGCGTCTGAATGTATAGAGCCGGGGAGGGGGGAGCCTCCTTCCGGTAGCGGATCCCGAGACCCCCGCCGGCGTCCACGTATTGAATGCGGATGCCGCCCTTTCCGAGTTCATGGACGAGATCGAGCACACGGCGGAGGGCGTCCTGAACGGGGGCGAGGGTCACCATCTGCGACCCGATGTGGCAGGAGATTCCTACTACCTGGACATGGGGCATTCCTTGGGCCTTGCGATAGAGGGGAAGGGCCCGTTTCCACGGAACACCGAACTTGTGTTTCTTGAGCCCCGTGGCGATGTAGGGGTGCGTCTTGGGATCGACATTGGGATTGACGCGGAACGATATCGGCGCGCGGCGCCCGATGGCCGCGGCGGTTTGTTCGATCACGTCAAGTTCCGCCTCGGATTCCGCATTGATCATGAGAATGTCGTTCCGCAGGGCGAATTCGATCTCCGATCTCGTCTTGCCCGCCCCGGAAAAAACGAGCGGACATCGGGCGCCCCCGGCCTCGGTCTGGGCCGTCTTGAGCGCCAGGAAAAGCTCGCCGGCGGAAGTCACATCGAAACCGGCTCCCAGTTCGCGGAAGGTCCGGAGAATGGCCAGGTTCGAATTGGCCTTCACGGAGTAACACACGATCGCTCGATCCTTCGCATCCGCCTCCTTGAGGCCCTGGTAGCGGTCGATCAACTCGCTCCGGCTGTACACGTAGAGAGGCGTGCCGAACCGCGCGGCCAAGACGGCCAGGGAGACGCCCTCGAGGTGTAGATCGGCCTTCCTGTAGGTGAGATACGGGGTCACGCCGTATCCCCTCCGACAACATTTGAAATCTCAAATCTCAAATTTGAAATCCCGGAGGGTGGTGGGATCACTTCATCCCCTCTTCCGCGGGCGGTAACACGAAGCTGACTTCGTTGGAATCATCGCTGAGACGGCCCGACTCGTTGGCGGATACCACCACATAGAACGCCTTGTTTCGCGCCTTTTCCAATTCCGAGGGCTTCTTCTTGAAGATTCGGCTCCCGGCGGCCGCTTCCGCGGCCTCCTTCCGAGCGGCCTCCTCGGCTTCCCGGATCTTGGCCACTTCTTCCGCCAAGGTGCGCGCTTCATCGGTGGGGATGTCGGCCCGGGTTGGGCGGCGTTCGCGGTAGCGGACGCGCTTGACCGTTTCACGTTCGGTTCTCTCGTCGAACTTGACTTCCCCCACCGCATGATACGGCGCAAACTCGATCTTCCGAAGCACCTTGAACCCGGCCAGATCTTTCAAGGTCCAGCCGTTGGCGTTGCGCCGGGGAATACTCCAAGTCAGGACGATGTCTTCGCCTTCCTCGAACAGGGTCAGGTCGATGATCCTCTGGGGAACCACGTCCTCCGGTGCGTAGGGTTTCTCCTTCCTTCCGCAGGCGGCCACCCAGGCTCCGCAGACCAACATCGCAGCCACGGAGATTCCACGTTTCATGGACGGAGCGTTCGTTCGCGTCATCGGCGCTTTGTCATAAGGTCCGGGCGGGGTAATGTCAACCCCGAGTGAGAATCTTGGCGTCTTCTTGACCGATCGCGCCGGCGATGTCCAAGCTGCCATTCACGAGTGGATACACCTTATGGTATTGACCTTGCCATGCATACCAAAGATTGGGCTTTTGTGTTGACATTCTCGGTATTTAGCCTTAAACTCACATGATGGGATGGAAAAGACAGGACTAGACTATACATGAGGTTTCTCGGGGGCAGCCAAGGAATGGTAGGTCTCGACATCGGATCGTCGGCCATCAAGCTCGTTCAGGTTACTTCGAAGCGCGACGGTTACGATCTCCAGAACCTGTCCACGGTTTCGGTCCCTTCCAAAGCGATTGTCGACGAGGCGCTGATGAACTTCTCCGCCTTGGGCGAGGCCGTGGGAACCTTGGTGAAAGACAAGGCGGTGAAGGCCAGGAAGGCCGCCTGTTCCATTTCGGGGAACGCCGTGATCGCCAAGGTGGTGACCATGCCGGCCATGGGAAAGGCCGAAATGGACGAGCAGATCCAGTGGGAGGCCGAGCAGCACATTCCGTTCAGCATACAGGATGTCAATCTTGACTATCAGATCCTGGCGCGCCGGGAGGGTGAGATGTCCATCCTTCTCGTGGCCGCGAAGAAGGAGATCCTGGCCGACTATGAGAAAGTCGTCGCCGAGGCGGGATTGGAGCTGAGCGTGGTGGATATCGACGCGCTGGCCATGTTCAATTGCTTCTACGCCAATCACTACCTGGCGAACAAGGCGGAGTTCGCCCACGGACTGGTGGCCCTCGTGAACGTGGGGGCGTCGATGACGAACATCCTGATGGTGCGGGACGGCGTACCGACGTTTCTTCGGGACGTGCCCACCGGCGGCAACATCGTGACGACGGAAATTCAGAAGGGCCTCCAGCTCAGTTTCGAGGAGGCGGAAGCGGTGAAGACGGGGCAGACGCCCGTCCAGGCGGCCCAGCAGAGCCGGCTCGATCAGGTTTTGTCCTCGGCGCTTTCGGGCATCGTGGGCGAAATTCAGCGGACGGCCGATTTCTACCTTGGCACGGCCGGGGAGGAAACCATCGGGCGCTACCTCGTGACCGGCGGAACCACCCGCGCGCCGGGGATGTTCGATCTTCTCCGTGAAAAGCTGGGGGTTGAGGTCGAGCCCCTCAATCCCTTCCAACGGGTCCACGCGGACAACGCGAGATTTTCCCACGAGGTGCTGGATGGGCTTGCCGCGGTCAGTTCCATCGGCCTCGGTCTGGCCCTCCGCCAGTCCCAGGACGCATTCAAGAAGTAACGCCATGATGATCAAGATCAACCTTCTTCCCTACCGCGTGATCAAGCGGAAGACGGAGGTCCGCTATGTGGTCCTTGTCCTGCTCGTTTCCTTGATGGCGGCGGGTGGACTCATGGTCATGTTGGAGTCGTGGGTGGTGGTCCGCGCCCGGGGCCTCCAGAAGGAGATCGTTCTTGCGGAGGCGGAAGAGGCCCGGCTGGCGAAAATCCGGGTGGAGGTCGATGAATTCAAACGCGTGGAGGCGGATCTCCAGCAAAGACTGAACGTACTGACTCAATTGCGGCAGAGCCGCACCGGCCCCGCCCGCTTCCTCGACGATCTGGCCGCCAGCACGCCGGAGCGACTTTGGGTGGAGCAATTCTCGGAGTCGGAAATCGCGCCGCCCCCTCCGCCGGCACCCCCTCCAGGACAAGCGGAGGGTCAGGCCCAGCAAGCACCACCGCCCCCGCCGCCTCAACGGATTTTCCACGTGCAGGGCAAAACGATCGATTACAAGTCCATCGCGGAATTCATGATCAACTTGAAGAACAGCGAATCGTTCGAGGAAGTGGAGTTGGAGGAGGTCCAGGAGGAGCAGCAGGACAAGGGCGGGAAGTATCTCAAGTTCTCTCTCCGGGGCGTGATCGTGAAAGTGAGCGCGGAGCTGTAGTGGCGGCCAAGGTCGATCTTCGGGTGCAGTTTTTTCGCCTGCCCGGTCCGGCTCGGTATGGTTTGGCGGCTTCGGTATCGGTGATCGCCTTCGCCATTTTCTACTTTTCCGTTTTCATGGGTCAGCAGGGGAAGATACGCAACCTCCAGGCGGTGCTCGCTCAGAAGCAGCAGGCGAATCTCATGAACCGGCATGTCGAGCAGGAGCTTCCCCGGCTCAAACAGGTGGTCAAGGATCTGGAGGCGCAGATCAATGCAGGGCTGGCCGAGCTTCCCAACGAGAAGGAAGTTCCTCAATTGATTAAGGACCTCGAGAATCTGGCGCTCAAGCTCCGCATGAAGGTCTTTTACATGAAACTTCAGAATGAAGTGGCGAAAGGATTCTATGCGGAGGTCCCCGTGGAGGTGAAGATCCGCGGCGCCTATCACAACACGGCAATCTTCTTCGACGAGATCAGCCGGTTTGCCAGAATCATCAGCATGACGAACATTCAGATCGGGCAGGTGACGAAGGACAAGGAAGGGAGTCCGCTCGTCACGACGTCTTGCCAGGCCACGACGTTTCGGTATCTGCCAAGCACCTTGCCCCAGGCGCCGGGTACGCCTTCAGGCGCGGGAGGGGGCGACCCAACTCCGAGTGCAGGGAAGCACGACAGTGGCTCACAAGAGTTATAGCCCGGCGCTCCCCATCCTGGTCCTTCTCGGCCTCGTGCTGGGTTCGTGCAAGGGGAAACAGCCGCCCGCGCCGGTCATGGCTCCCTCTCAGGCCGCCCGACCGCCCGAACTGCGCGAGGAAACTCCGAATGCGGTGAAACGGAGATACCGGTATGTTCCTGAAAATAAGCGTGATCCATTCCGGACGTACGTCGAGGCGGCTGAAGTGGTGGGGGCGCGGGATTGCGGCCTGAAGTATCCACGCGAGAATTTCAAGTTGGTCGGCATCATGTGGGGCGATGTCGCTATAGCGGCGTTTGAAGATGAAGCCGGCGAGGGCTGCTTTCTAAGGGTGGGAGACCGACTGGGAAAGGAGAAAACAGTCATCAGAGAAATCCTGTTCGATCACGTCGTCGTGGTCGAAAAGCCTCTGGGAATTGGACCGGAAATCTCTCATGAGATGTGGCTCAATGAAGCGGCGAAGTAGCTTCGTGGCGCGAGGCGCGTGGCGCGTGGCGCGGGTCCTGGGGTCTTTTCTTTTTACATTCTTATTCACGATTCACGATTCACGACTCACGACTTACGACCCCCACGATGGGGGAAGTGCCGCGAGAGGGCAGGAGCCCGGAGCGGCCGGCTCACGACTTGCGACTTACGACTTCCGACTCACGACCCCCCCCGCCTGGGCCCAGGACGAAGATGAGGAGGAACTGGAGGAATTGGACGAGGTGGAAGAGCCTTCCGAACCTGCTCCATCGGCCCCTTCGCCCAAAGCGGAGCCCTCGCCTGGCGGCAAAGACAAGACGACGGAGGCCGGTGAAACTCCGGGCGGCGGTGATGAGGAGGCCGATGAGGACGAGGAGTTGGAGGAAGTCGAGGAGGATGCCTCCGGTCGGGCGAAAACGCCCGCTCCGGTCGGATTGAACGTGGACAGGATTGACTTCAAGAAAGAAGAGGGGTGGGCGCGCATCGTGGTGACCTGCTCGGCCCCCGTCACGTACCAGACGTCCCAGATCGAGGCGAAGGCGGTGGCTCTCGATATCCAGGGAGCGATGCTTAAGCCGGACCTCCAAAGGATTCTTGACGTCACCGCGTTTCAGAGCGTGGTGCATGCCATCGTACCGACTCAATTGCAGGGCGCGCCGAATCCAGTGGTTAGGGTCTTGGCCTCTCTGATGCAGCCGGCGGCGTTTCAAGTCGATGCGAAGGGAAGAACGCTCCTGTTCTCCTTCAAGGAGCCACCGGGAGGGGTCGCGCCCGGGCCGGCCCAACTGGCCGGGGAGATCAACATCACCGAGGAGTCGTCGGATCGCCGGAAAGTTTTTACGGGTCCCCGGATTTCCCTCGATTTCAAGGAGATCGATATCGACAACGTTCTCCGGCTCCTGGCGGATGTCACCGGGATCAACATTGTGGCCGACGATGACGTGCAGGGGAAAATTACCATCAAGCTGAGCGACGTTCCGGCGGACCAGGCGCTGGATGTGGTGCTCGAGACGAAGGGGCTTGGGCGCGTGGAGATCGGCGATCGAATCTTCCGGATCGCGCTAAAGACGCGTCTCGCGGAGGAGATGTCGAAGAAGGTGGAGGCCAAGAAAGCGGAAGAGAAGGCGGAGCCGTTGGTGACGAAAGTAGTGGCGGTGAATTATGCTTCGGCAGCTGAATTCGAAGGATTGATCAAGGACTCCATCCTGACGGAACGCGGCAAGATCAAGGTCGACACTCGTTCCAACACGATTGTCGTCAAGGATGTGAACAAGGCCGTCGCCGAGGCGATCACCCTTGTTCGTCGGCTGGACATCCAGACCCCCCAAGTGCTGATCGACACCAAGATTGTCGAGGCGACCACCAATTTCCTTCGCACCGTCGGCGCCCAACTGGGCGCCACTTTGAATCTGGATCAGGCGCGGGGGGTGGCGATGGGTCCGGTAACGGCGGCTCAAGTGGGAGGCGCGGGGGTGACTGGGACGACGGTCCCTTCCCTGAACAACAACTTTCTGGTGGACTTTCCGGCTGGAGAAATCGGCGCCGGTCGGGGCAGTGGGATAGGGCTTTCGCTGGGCACACTGGGAAACTTTGCCACGGTCAACTTCATTCTGTCGGCACTGAAGGAATCGGGTGAAGGCAGGGTCGTGGCCAGCCCTCGCGTGACCAGCCTGGACAACAAGGAGGCCATGATTCTTCAGGGCGAAGCGATCCATATCTTGACCGTGACGGCCCAAGGCTCCGCCGTGCAGGAAATCGAGGCGGTGCTCCGTCTTAGGGTCACACCCCACATCACAACGGATGGAAGTGTTTATCTCAAGATCAAGCTGGAACGGAACGAAGCCGATTTCAGTCGACTGGTGGCGGGAATCCCCAACATCATCAGGCGTGAGGCCGAAGCGGAGCTTCTCGTCCGGAACGGCGAAACGGTGGTCATAGGGGGTGTACATACGCGGATCGCGCGGAAGGCGAAATCCGGCGTCCCCATCTTGTCCGACATTCCAATCATCGGTATGCTGTTTAGAAACAGTCAGAGAAGGGAGTCGTCGGATGAACTGGTGATGTTCCTGACTCCGCGAGTGCTCAATTTGCAGAATATCGAAGCTGTCGAGACCATCGCCGAGCAGTCGGAAGAGGAGGCACTGAAGGAAATGAAGAAAGACGTCAGCATGGCCAGATAGCATGTTGCGATATCTGACCGCCGGCGAATCCCACGGCCCTCAGGTGACGGCCATTCTGGAGGGGCTCCCCGCGGGACTGCGCCTTTCGCGGGAGGATATCGATGCGCAGTTGACTCGGAGGCAGGGAGGGTACGGTCGGGGGGGCAGGATGAAAATCGAAACCGATCGCGTCGACATGGTTTCCGGCCTCCGGTTCGGAGAAACCCTCGGCGGCCCGCTCACCATGGTCGTACGCAATAAGGATTGGGAGAACTGGAAAAGGGAGATGGACCCCTTCGAGGGCCCGCCTGAGAGTCACAAGCCGTTCACCCGGCCAAGGCCGGGGCACGCGGATCTGGTCGGCGGCCTCAAGTATGCTCATGAAGACCTTCGAAACGTGCTGGAGAGGGCCTCGGCCAGGGAGACAACCGCTCGCGTGGCCGTGGGCGCGGTATGCCGGCGGCTGCTTCACGAATTCGGCATCCGGTTCCTGAGCTATGTACGCGAAATCGGCGGGATAACCGTTGAGACCGGCGACCTGCCCTTTGATGAAAAGTCCGATCTGTCCGATCGATCGGATCTCCGTGTCTTCGACCCCGATGCCGAGGCGCGCATGAAAAAGAAAATCGACGAGGCACGAAAACGAGGTGAAACGCTCGGAGGGGTTTTCGAAGTTGTCGGCTTGGGAATCCCGCCGGGGCTGGGGAGTTTCGTCCAATGGGACCGGAAGCTGGACGGCCGGTTGGCCCGGGCACTCATGAGCATCCAGGCCATCAAGGGTGTGGAAGTGGGAATAGGATTCGAGGCGGCTCGCTTGCCGGGTTCGGAAGCCCACGACGAAATCTTCTATGAGAAGGCTTCGACATGGGGATTCTATCGGAAGACGAACCGAGCGGGTGGTCTTGAAGGGGGCATGACCACCGGCGATGCGCTGGTTGTCCGAGCAGCCATGAAACCTCTATCAACCCTGATGAAGCCGCTTCAGAGTGTGGACATTCGAACGAAGGAGCCGTTCATCGCTCAAGTCGAGCGGTCGGATGTGTGTGCGGTCCCGGCTGCCGGTGTGGTGGGCGAGGCGGTGGTTGCTTTCGAAATTTGCGAAG
Proteins encoded in this region:
- the pilO gene encoding type 4a pilus biogenesis protein PilO → MAAKVDLRVQFFRLPGPARYGLAASVSVIAFAIFYFSVFMGQQGKIRNLQAVLAQKQQANLMNRHVEQELPRLKQVVKDLEAQINAGLAELPNEKEVPQLIKDLENLALKLRMKVFYMKLQNEVAKGFYAEVPVEVKIRGAYHNTAIFFDEISRFARIISMTNIQIGQVTKDKEGSPLVTTSCQATTFRYLPSTLPQAPGTPSGAGGGDPTPSAGKHDSGSQEL
- the pilQ gene encoding type IV pilus secretin PilQ; its protein translation is MKRRSSFVARGAWRVARVLGSFLFTFLFTIHDSRLTTYDPHDGGSAARGQEPGAAGSRLATYDFRLTTPPAWAQDEDEEELEELDEVEEPSEPAPSAPSPKAEPSPGGKDKTTEAGETPGGGDEEADEDEELEEVEEDASGRAKTPAPVGLNVDRIDFKKEEGWARIVVTCSAPVTYQTSQIEAKAVALDIQGAMLKPDLQRILDVTAFQSVVHAIVPTQLQGAPNPVVRVLASLMQPAAFQVDAKGRTLLFSFKEPPGGVAPGPAQLAGEINITEESSDRRKVFTGPRISLDFKEIDIDNVLRLLADVTGINIVADDDVQGKITIKLSDVPADQALDVVLETKGLGRVEIGDRIFRIALKTRLAEEMSKKVEAKKAEEKAEPLVTKVVAVNYASAAEFEGLIKDSILTERGKIKVDTRSNTIVVKDVNKAVAEAITLVRRLDIQTPQVLIDTKIVEATTNFLRTVGAQLGATLNLDQARGVAMGPVTAAQVGGAGVTGTTVPSLNNNFLVDFPAGEIGAGRGSGIGLSLGTLGNFATVNFILSALKESGEGRVVASPRVTSLDNKEAMILQGEAIHILTVTAQGSAVQEIEAVLRLRVTPHITTDGSVYLKIKLERNEADFSRLVAGIPNIIRREAEAELLVRNGETVVIGGVHTRIARKAKSGVPILSDIPIIGMLFRNSQRRESSDELVMFLTPRVLNLQNIEAVETIAEQSEEEALKEMKKDVSMAR
- the aroC gene encoding chorismate synthase, with the protein product MLRYLTAGESHGPQVTAILEGLPAGLRLSREDIDAQLTRRQGGYGRGGRMKIETDRVDMVSGLRFGETLGGPLTMVVRNKDWENWKREMDPFEGPPESHKPFTRPRPGHADLVGGLKYAHEDLRNVLERASARETTARVAVGAVCRRLLHEFGIRFLSYVREIGGITVETGDLPFDEKSDLSDRSDLRVFDPDAEARMKKKIDEARKRGETLGGVFEVVGLGIPPGLGSFVQWDRKLDGRLARALMSIQAIKGVEVGIGFEAARLPGSEAHDEIFYEKASTWGFYRKTNRAGGLEGGMTTGDALVVRAAMKPLSTLMKPLQSVDIRTKEPFIAQVERSDVCAVPAAGVVGEAVVAFEICEVFLEKFGGDSLEETRRNYEGYVRQVKER
- the lysA gene encoding diaminopimelate decarboxylase → MTPYLTYRKADLHLEGVSLAVLAARFGTPLYVYSRSELIDRYQGLKEADAKDRAIVCYSVKANSNLAILRTFRELGAGFDVTSAGELFLALKTAQTEAGGARCPLVFSGAGKTRSEIEFALRNDILMINAESEAELDVIEQTAAAIGRRAPISFRVNPNVDPKTHPYIATGLKKHKFGVPWKRALPLYRKAQGMPHVQVVGISCHIGSQMVTLAPVQDALRRVLDLVHELGKGGIRIQYVDAGGGLGIRYRKEAPPSPALYIQTLLQGLISKDLKLIVEPGRSLVGNSGVLLTRALYRKENEGKRFVIVDAAMTDLIRPTLYDAHHEILPVRKQARGTEKVDVVGPVCESGDFIARDRRLPRVEANDLLAVLSAGAYGYAMSSNYNGRLRPAEVMVEEDRVEIIRPRQTFEALL
- a CDS encoding PilN domain-containing protein; the protein is MMIKINLLPYRVIKRKTEVRYVVLVLLVSLMAAGGLMVMLESWVVVRARGLQKEIVLAEAEEARLAKIRVEVDEFKRVEADLQQRLNVLTQLRQSRTGPARFLDDLAASTPERLWVEQFSESEIAPPPPPAPPPGQAEGQAQQAPPPPPPQRIFHVQGKTIDYKSIAEFMINLKNSESFEEVELEEVQEEQQDKGGKYLKFSLRGVIVKVSAEL
- the truD gene encoding tRNA pseudouridine(13) synthase TruD; this translates as MKIKVKSDDFVVEEVLSAHPLSDRGDHVWYKLRKKGLTTPEAVGILARRWSVPPSKFHYAGLKDKYAITTQTLSVEGPSGDGRREKGDDLSAEPLGRSDRPVGPDLLESNRFTVVVRDIPPLETEKIAAAFMEVLNFGFVNYFGEQRFGSARHGHGFLARELLKGEPEKALKLYLATWDRKDRSRLKAFKKHVNENWGDWSACLKSSQRSTERSIIHYLKDHPQDFMGAVNRIPRSLLSIFLSAYQSYLWNETVRRHLSEAFGGEVRLFPFRNEHVHWAFYRIMPDAVFARLEDLNIPLIDKRVVYPDEFMEKTISALLAEEGVERSQFGLKGIRNAFFKSSPRKIVVVPEDFEIDPTATDEVHAGKKKVVLRFSLPPGSYATVLLRRLGA
- a CDS encoding four helix bundle protein, yielding MKDIEESEVFKRAHTLVLEVYRLTERFPNREMFGISSQLRRAALSVTSNLVEGSQRMNQAEYRHFVSLSKGSAAEARYQTRVAYELGYLLEKDFRELSASYERVIRMLRGLYASLDGKRPSRNQEPGPLLPTRNQELGTRNSGAFTLLEVIVALVLMAVLAGIAISRMSGSSRVKLEQAARMMSHDLNFARDWAMTHATSVRVIFDRSTEIYGASYWSVDAGAGAGAWEWISSYSLGSALTVDMDEQFEGVDIADFFIDGASVPTANPPDGVGYTSFALSSLGTPRHAYNGTPLTSMNRVTLSFGSYTEYVSIQPYSGYIYVCSQ
- the pilM gene encoding type IV pilus assembly protein PilM gives rise to the protein MVGLDIGSSAIKLVQVTSKRDGYDLQNLSTVSVPSKAIVDEALMNFSALGEAVGTLVKDKAVKARKAACSISGNAVIAKVVTMPAMGKAEMDEQIQWEAEQHIPFSIQDVNLDYQILARREGEMSILLVAAKKEILADYEKVVAEAGLELSVVDIDALAMFNCFYANHYLANKAEFAHGLVALVNVGASMTNILMVRDGVPTFLRDVPTGGNIVTTEIQKGLQLSFEEAEAVKTGQTPVQAAQQSRLDQVLSSALSGIVGEIQRTADFYLGTAGEETIGRYLVTGGTTRAPGMFDLLREKLGVEVEPLNPFQRVHADNARFSHEVLDGLAAVSSIGLGLALRQSQDAFKK